A stretch of the Sulfurimonas sp. HSL3-1 genome encodes the following:
- a CDS encoding zinc ribbon domain-containing protein YjdM: MEQLPKCPQCGSEYTYEDGELYVCPECAHEWSKDAADAGAEDAFVVRDANGNILQDGDTVTVIKDLKVKGASSDIKVGTKVKNIKLNPNSDHNIDCKIPGVGAMGLKSEFVKKV; the protein is encoded by the coding sequence ATGGAACAATTGCCCAAATGCCCCCAGTGCGGAAGCGAATACACTTATGAGGATGGTGAGCTTTACGTCTGTCCGGAGTGCGCCCATGAATGGTCAAAAGATGCCGCGGACGCCGGTGCTGAGGATGCGTTTGTCGTGCGTGACGCCAACGGGAACATTCTGCAAGACGGCGATACCGTGACGGTCATCAAGGACCTGAAGGTCAAGGGCGCATCGTCCGACATCAAGGTCGGTACCAAGGTCAAAAATATCAAACTGAACCCTAACAGCGACCACAACATCGACTGTAAGATCCCCGGTGTCGGCGCGATGGGACTCAAGTCCGAATTCGTTAAAAAAGT
- a CDS encoding DUF2235 domain-containing protein, whose product MAKNIVIFSDGTGQEGGKGNNTNIYKLFNMIEDRTPRQIAFYDPGLGTGIHRLTGNVGGFGISRNIQQCYRFLFEHYEAGDKIFLFGFSRGAATVRSLSGFLHYFGILPKSRPELIATAYDIYMIEDEGKRKEKAAAFLKDHHNMWTKVEFIGCYDTVAALGLPIKSLSVLLDGIPGFRHRFHNFRLSETITHAYQALAIDDERKTFHPVLWEQQVKEWQTVKQVWFSGMHTDVGGGYAEQDLSDIPLVWLTRQAINHGLLIYPKHTVDPHEDAQGKMHDSRGTWLTRLYRREQRHWDAATRGKPLVHASVLERHAKHPTAYHPWILEMDYDVEPWEQWPAKEKQPLFDCTAQTACDIDTVDGNGPAACNVKG is encoded by the coding sequence ATGGCAAAAAATATCGTAATCTTCTCCGACGGGACCGGTCAGGAGGGCGGCAAAGGCAACAACACCAATATCTATAAGCTCTTCAACATGATCGAGGACCGCACCCCGCGGCAGATCGCCTTTTACGACCCGGGGCTTGGCACGGGTATCCACCGGCTGACCGGGAACGTCGGCGGTTTCGGCATTTCCCGCAATATTCAGCAGTGTTACCGTTTTCTCTTTGAGCATTATGAAGCCGGGGACAAGATCTTCCTGTTCGGGTTCAGCCGCGGCGCGGCTACGGTGCGCAGCCTCTCGGGGTTCCTGCACTACTTCGGCATCCTGCCGAAATCCCGTCCCGAACTGATCGCCACAGCCTATGATATCTACATGATCGAGGATGAGGGCAAACGCAAGGAGAAAGCCGCTGCCTTTTTGAAAGACCATCACAATATGTGGACCAAGGTGGAGTTTATCGGCTGCTACGACACCGTCGCCGCACTCGGCCTTCCCATCAAGAGCCTCAGCGTCCTGCTCGACGGCATTCCGGGGTTCCGCCACCGTTTCCACAATTTCAGGCTCAGTGAAACCATCACGCACGCCTACCAAGCCCTGGCCATCGACGACGAACGCAAAACCTTCCACCCGGTGCTGTGGGAGCAACAGGTCAAAGAGTGGCAGACCGTCAAACAGGTCTGGTTCAGCGGGATGCATACCGACGTCGGCGGCGGGTATGCGGAGCAGGATCTCTCCGACATCCCCCTGGTCTGGCTCACCCGGCAGGCGATCAACCACGGGCTGTTGATCTATCCGAAACACACGGTCGATCCCCATGAAGATGCCCAGGGGAAGATGCACGATTCGCGCGGGACATGGCTGACCCGTCTCTACCGCCGCGAGCAGCGCCATTGGGACGCGGCGACCCGCGGCAAACCCCTCGTCCACGCCAGCGTGCTCGAACGTCATGCAAAGCATCCGACGGCTTACCATCCTTGGATCCTGGAAATGGACTATGACGTCGAACCCTGGGAACAGTGGCCCGCCAAAGAAAAACAACCCCTCTTTGATTGCACGGCGCAAACGGCGTGCGACATCGATACGGTGGACGGCAACGGCCCGGCTGCTTGTAATGTAAAGGGATGA
- a CDS encoding EAL domain-containing protein: MQTVFHIFILIFLTLNPLSAEPVINVTSSGKQYDLSDSVLLCMDHLNMLNVDMFLEGSSPAICNTVDKAQLPFGYVDDTIWLRSTLKNTSHTENAWIVDLENPLLDYVDLYVIENKKVIAHFASGDKRPVASRPLSSLTFRFPITMLPGKTTTLVWKIRSQSSIDLPITINDPDALQDADQRRFLFYGIFYGILIILSLYNFIFFLIFRRAIYLYYVGFIVFYTMMQLSFDGFTPMLLFPDHPWLYNEGVPFFVDLTILSAILFGQRFLETELYTPKLHSVLNVIIIINLVPMIMSFFDIYYLTVKLTTLLAAITPIILLSAGFVIQKHNKRRARFYLGAWSLFFAGSTLLALHKFGLLPSTWFILHSQQFGVLLKIIVLSYALGDQLQSLLYIDQLTGIGNRHSLQRIFASSMSYAKKDKLPFAVLSIDIDDFKNINDSMTHKVGDQLLMQLSGRLKAHLRRFDTILRMGQDEFLIILERIQSTESLTHIVDQLLVQIRKPFNLDNHIIHITASVGIALYPNDGDDYDTLMKNSDTALHKAKELGKNRFYFFNPVLDNMAIERLKLHNDLFEALDNNEFFLLFQPKISATDNSLAGVEVLLRWRHPKRGILTPDTFIGIAEQNGLILRITHWVLEESCKALKQWQRIGWDGIFAAVNVTAVDINDTYFIRDLLDLFSEYNLNPDLLELELTERIIVESSTDNIETIKSLCDAGIKIAIDDFGTGYSTFTYLQSFQVDTIKIDKSFIDEIEFNAKTAVIVKTMTELGHALGMKVVIEGVEKEGQVQLLKRMKCDIFQGYYFDKPMTAGALVAKYFVRDQIKKG, encoded by the coding sequence ATGCAAACGGTTTTTCATATTTTTATTCTGATTTTTCTCACTTTGAATCCCCTCTCCGCCGAACCTGTCATCAATGTCACTTCCAGCGGAAAACAGTATGATCTCTCCGACTCTGTCCTGCTCTGCATGGACCATCTGAATATGCTGAACGTCGACATGTTTTTGGAGGGCAGCAGCCCGGCAATCTGCAACACCGTTGACAAGGCCCAGCTCCCCTTCGGTTATGTCGATGACACCATCTGGCTGCGTTCGACACTGAAGAACACCTCCCATACCGAGAATGCATGGATCGTCGACCTGGAAAACCCCCTGCTCGATTATGTCGATCTCTACGTGATCGAAAACAAAAAAGTCATCGCTCATTTTGCCAGCGGGGACAAGCGCCCCGTCGCTTCACGTCCCTTGTCGAGCCTGACGTTTCGTTTCCCGATCACGATGCTTCCGGGCAAGACCACGACACTGGTCTGGAAGATCCGTTCCCAATCGTCGATCGATCTCCCCATCACCATCAATGACCCGGATGCCCTGCAGGATGCCGACCAGAGACGCTTCCTCTTTTACGGCATTTTTTACGGCATCCTCATTATTTTGTCGCTCTACAACTTTATTTTCTTCCTGATCTTCCGCAGAGCCATCTATCTCTATTATGTCGGCTTTATCGTCTTTTATACGATGATGCAGCTCTCTTTCGACGGCTTCACGCCTATGCTGCTTTTCCCCGATCACCCCTGGCTGTACAACGAAGGCGTCCCCTTCTTTGTCGATCTTACGATCCTGTCGGCCATCCTTTTCGGCCAGCGCTTTTTGGAAACGGAACTCTATACGCCGAAACTGCACTCCGTCTTGAACGTCATCATCATCATCAACCTCGTCCCCATGATCATGAGTTTTTTCGACATCTACTACCTGACGGTCAAACTGACGACCCTCCTGGCGGCTATTACGCCCATCATACTGCTCTCCGCCGGTTTTGTCATCCAGAAGCACAATAAAAGACGGGCCCGTTTCTACCTTGGTGCCTGGAGTCTCTTTTTCGCCGGTTCCACCCTGCTGGCACTGCATAAGTTCGGTCTACTGCCGTCGACCTGGTTTATCCTGCACTCCCAGCAGTTCGGGGTACTGCTCAAAATCATCGTCCTCTCTTACGCCCTGGGGGACCAGCTGCAGTCGCTGCTCTACATCGACCAGCTGACGGGCATCGGGAACCGTCACTCCCTGCAGCGTATTTTCGCATCGTCCATGAGCTATGCGAAAAAAGACAAACTCCCCTTTGCCGTCCTCTCCATCGACATCGATGACTTCAAGAACATCAACGACTCGATGACCCACAAGGTCGGCGACCAGCTGCTGATGCAGCTCAGTGGCCGTCTCAAAGCCCATCTCCGGCGTTTTGACACCATTTTGCGCATGGGGCAGGACGAGTTTCTCATCATCCTCGAACGGATCCAGTCGACGGAGAGCCTGACGCATATCGTCGACCAGCTTCTTGTCCAGATCCGCAAACCCTTTAACCTCGACAACCACATCATCCATATTACGGCCAGCGTGGGAATAGCGCTCTATCCCAATGACGGGGATGACTACGACACCCTGATGAAAAACAGCGACACGGCGCTGCACAAGGCAAAGGAGCTCGGCAAGAACCGATTCTATTTCTTCAACCCCGTCTTGGACAACATGGCCATCGAACGTCTGAAGCTCCACAACGATCTTTTCGAGGCCCTGGATAACAACGAGTTTTTCCTGCTGTTTCAGCCGAAGATCAGTGCCACAGACAACAGTCTCGCCGGCGTCGAAGTCCTGCTGCGGTGGCGTCACCCCAAACGGGGGATACTCACCCCCGACACCTTCATCGGCATTGCCGAACAGAACGGGCTGATTCTGCGGATCACGCATTGGGTCCTTGAGGAGTCCTGCAAGGCGCTCAAACAGTGGCAGCGGATTGGATGGGACGGCATCTTTGCCGCCGTCAACGTCACGGCAGTCGATATCAACGACACCTACTTCATCCGGGACCTTCTGGACCTTTTCTCCGAGTACAATCTCAATCCAGACCTCCTCGAACTCGAATTGACAGAAAGGATCATCGTCGAAAGCTCTACCGATAACATCGAAACCATCAAGTCGCTATGCGATGCGGGCATCAAGATCGCCATCGACGACTTCGGGACGGGTTACTCCACCTTTACCTACCTCCAATCCTTCCAGGTCGATACCATTAAAATCGACAAGAGTTTTATCGACGAAATCGAATTCAACGCCAAAACAGCCGTGATCGTCAAGACCATGACCGAACTCGGGCATGCCCTGGGGATGAAAGTCGTGATCGAAGGCGTCGAGAAGGAAGGCCAGGTACAGCTGCTCAAGAGAATGAAATGCGATATTTTCCAGGGCTACTATTTTGACAAACCGATGACGGCGGGAGCATTGGTCGCCAAATACTTTGTACGGGATCAAATCAAAAAGGGATGA
- the acnB gene encoding bifunctional aconitate hydratase 2/2-methylisocitrate dehydratase has protein sequence MAFMDEYKAHVTEREALGVPPLPLSAAQTADLIEMIKAGEGDMAENIDLLKNRVSPGVDDAAYVKAAFLNDVAQENVSVAAIAPDAAVEMLGMMLGGYNVKPIIDALSSSNAAVVDAAIKALSHTLLVYDAFNDVEELHRAGNAAATKVLESWANAEWFTSKADLPEKITVTVFKVPGETNTDDLSPASEAFTRSDIPLHANSMLTAKMDDPMGTIKALKEKGHPVAYVGDVVGTGSSRKSGINSVQWHMGEDIPGVPNKRTGGVVIGGIIAPIFFATSEDSGALPLEMDVTQMETGDVVDIYPFEGKAEKNGEVIATFGLRPNTITDEVRAGGRIPLIIGRGLTKKAREVLGMGEIELFLKPEQPADTGKGYTLAQKMVGKACGLEGVRPGMYVEPVMTTVGSQDTTGPMTRDEIKELAALGFNADFVLQSFCHTAAYPKPSDIKMYHTLPDFISNRSGVALRPGDGVIHSWLNRMCLPDTVGTGADSHTRFPIGISFPGGSGIVAFAGVTGSMPLTMPESVLVRFKGELQPGVTLRDLVNAIPYAAIQRGELTVEKKGKKNIFAGRILEIEGLPDLKVEQAFELSDASAERSAAACTVHLNKAPVIEYIKSNIVLLQSMIDAGYQDARTLARRKEKMEEWLGNPELMEADKDAEYAAVYEIDLNEITEPILACPNDPDDVATLSEVLADENRPHNIDEVFVGSCMTNIGHYRALGEVLKGEGQVPARLWVVPPTRMDEQQLQEEGYYAMYGAAGARTEIPGCSLCMGNQARVADNAVVFSTSTRNFDNRMGKGAQVYLGSAELAAVCAMLGRLPTKEEYLEIVPKKIAGKEADIYKYLNFNLLEEFAL, from the coding sequence ATGGCTTTTATGGACGAATATAAAGCGCATGTAACAGAGCGTGAAGCTCTGGGCGTACCTCCACTTCCTCTGTCTGCGGCGCAGACCGCTGACCTGATCGAAATGATCAAGGCAGGCGAAGGCGATATGGCCGAAAATATCGATCTTCTGAAAAACCGTGTTTCTCCGGGCGTTGACGACGCCGCCTATGTCAAAGCGGCGTTCCTCAATGATGTTGCACAGGAAAACGTGAGCGTTGCGGCAATCGCACCGGACGCGGCGGTCGAAATGCTCGGCATGATGCTGGGCGGCTATAACGTTAAGCCGATCATCGATGCCCTCTCATCTTCCAATGCCGCCGTTGTTGACGCGGCGATCAAGGCGCTGAGCCATACGCTGCTCGTTTATGACGCGTTCAACGATGTCGAAGAACTGCACAGAGCGGGCAATGCCGCCGCAACGAAAGTGCTTGAGTCTTGGGCGAACGCAGAGTGGTTCACGTCCAAAGCCGATCTGCCTGAAAAAATCACCGTGACCGTCTTCAAGGTTCCGGGCGAAACCAACACCGACGACCTCTCCCCGGCGTCCGAAGCCTTTACACGTTCTGATATCCCGCTGCACGCAAACTCCATGCTCACGGCGAAGATGGACGACCCGATGGGTACGATCAAAGCCCTCAAAGAGAAGGGCCACCCGGTTGCCTACGTCGGTGACGTCGTCGGTACGGGCTCTTCCCGTAAATCCGGTATCAACTCCGTGCAGTGGCACATGGGTGAGGATATCCCGGGTGTTCCGAACAAGCGCACCGGCGGTGTCGTTATCGGCGGTATTATCGCACCGATCTTCTTCGCGACTTCCGAAGACTCCGGCGCACTCCCGCTCGAGATGGATGTCACGCAGATGGAAACCGGTGACGTCGTCGACATCTATCCGTTCGAAGGCAAAGCGGAGAAGAACGGCGAAGTGATCGCTACCTTCGGCCTGCGCCCGAACACGATCACGGACGAAGTCCGCGCCGGCGGCCGTATTCCGCTGATCATCGGCCGCGGTCTGACCAAGAAAGCGCGTGAAGTCCTCGGCATGGGCGAGATCGAGCTCTTCCTGAAGCCGGAGCAGCCGGCCGATACGGGCAAAGGGTACACCCTGGCGCAGAAGATGGTCGGTAAAGCGTGCGGCCTCGAGGGCGTCCGCCCGGGCATGTACGTCGAGCCGGTTATGACCACCGTCGGGAGCCAGGATACGACGGGCCCGATGACCCGCGACGAGATCAAAGAGCTGGCGGCGCTGGGCTTCAATGCCGACTTCGTCCTGCAGTCTTTCTGTCACACAGCGGCTTATCCGAAGCCTTCCGACATCAAGATGTACCACACCCTGCCGGACTTCATCTCCAACCGTTCCGGTGTCGCACTGCGCCCGGGCGACGGTGTTATCCACTCCTGGCTCAACCGCATGTGTCTGCCGGACACGGTCGGTACCGGTGCGGACTCGCATACGCGTTTCCCGATCGGTATCTCCTTCCCGGGCGGTTCGGGTATCGTTGCATTCGCGGGCGTTACCGGTTCCATGCCGTTGACGATGCCGGAATCCGTACTGGTCCGCTTCAAGGGCGAACTGCAGCCGGGTGTTACGCTGCGTGACCTAGTCAACGCGATCCCGTATGCTGCCATCCAGAGAGGCGAGCTGACCGTCGAGAAAAAAGGGAAGAAGAACATCTTCGCAGGACGTATCCTCGAAATCGAAGGGCTTCCGGATCTGAAAGTCGAGCAGGCGTTCGAGCTTTCCGATGCCTCTGCAGAGCGTTCTGCCGCGGCCTGTACGGTTCACCTCAACAAAGCGCCGGTCATCGAGTACATCAAATCCAACATCGTTCTGCTCCAGAGCATGATCGATGCGGGCTACCAGGATGCACGCACCCTGGCACGCCGCAAAGAGAAGATGGAAGAGTGGCTGGGGAACCCGGAACTGATGGAAGCGGACAAAGACGCCGAGTACGCAGCGGTTTACGAAATCGACCTGAACGAGATCACGGAGCCGATCCTGGCGTGTCCGAACGATCCGGACGACGTTGCGACCCTCTCTGAGGTTCTCGCAGACGAAAACCGCCCGCACAACATCGACGAGGTCTTCGTCGGTTCGTGTATGACCAACATCGGTCACTACCGCGCCCTGGGTGAAGTCCTCAAGGGCGAAGGCCAGGTTCCGGCGCGTCTGTGGGTTGTCCCGCCGACCCGTATGGATGAGCAGCAGCTCCAGGAAGAGGGCTACTACGCGATGTACGGTGCCGCCGGCGCGCGTACGGAGATCCCGGGCTGTTCCCTCTGTATGGGGAACCAGGCTCGTGTCGCTGACAACGCGGTCGTCTTCTCGACGTCCACGCGTAACTTCGACAACCGTATGGGTAAAGGTGCGCAGGTCTATCTCGGCTCTGCCGAACTGGCAGCCGTCTGTGCGATGCTCGGACGCCTTCCGACAAAAGAGGAGTACCTCGAGATCGTACCGAAGAAGATCGCCGGCAAAGAAGCCGACATCTACAAGTACCTCAACTTCAACCTGCTCGAAGAGTTCGCGCTCTAA
- a CDS encoding DNA translocase FtsK, whose protein sequence is MAILVYAGISTIIADAAVIGTIGEIIAKANRALFGYVSFAYLFALLYPLYTYYRDSEINVERTEKILAGILLFFSLLILQALVTEGTLRGALGAGFVDFLEPYIGAFGLWVFWVMTVTIAAVILVDAEKFPSMPKPKLPFSFSKSDEKDDAVTTSDAAPLKTRAAVTEQPGLFDDDPFDAPAYERMKMPLESDDAAIRLVPKAQQESPFEDAEAEAEVVPKAVPAAKEGTILAKAEGVRQKKSALIVEELDENKKLLEQIEKGKSEKPKNFKLPSLDFFQKPPKQGNSIDERELDDKIRDLIEKLAQFKIDGDVIRTYAGPVVSTFEFKPAAHIKVSKIMNLQDDLAMALRAETIRIQAPIPGKDVVGIEIPNHSVETIYLREIFESKLFQEAKSPLTIALGKDIVGKPFITDLKKLPHLLIAGTTGSGKSVGINAMILSLLYKNSPDQLRLLMIDPKMLEFSIYNDIPHLLTPVITKAKQAIAALNNMVGEMERRYQLMSESRTKNIENYNEKMKREGGQPFPYIVVIIDELADLMMTSGKDVEYSIARLAQMARASGIHLIVATQRPSVDVVTGLIKANLPSRISYRVGQRVDSKIILDAQGAESLLGRGDMLFTPPGATGLIRLHAPWSTEEEIDHVVQFLKSQRAPQYDESFLAESGSSGSTGDEGTIEDMDELYEEAKEIVLADRKTSISYLQRKLQIGYNRAARIIEQMEQRGLLSPPNAKGNRDIIG, encoded by the coding sequence TTGGCCATCTTGGTATACGCGGGGATCTCGACGATCATCGCGGACGCGGCAGTTATTGGGACGATCGGGGAAATTATCGCCAAGGCGAACCGGGCGCTGTTCGGCTATGTCTCTTTCGCCTACCTTTTTGCCCTGCTGTACCCGCTGTATACCTACTACAGAGACAGTGAGATCAATGTCGAGCGCACCGAGAAGATCCTGGCGGGGATCCTCCTCTTTTTCTCCCTGCTGATCCTGCAGGCGCTGGTGACGGAGGGAACACTGCGCGGTGCCCTTGGCGCCGGGTTCGTCGACTTCCTCGAACCCTATATCGGGGCGTTCGGACTCTGGGTTTTCTGGGTGATGACGGTCACGATCGCCGCCGTGATCCTGGTTGACGCCGAGAAGTTCCCCTCCATGCCCAAACCGAAACTTCCCTTTTCGTTCAGCAAGTCGGACGAGAAGGACGATGCGGTTACGACATCCGATGCGGCCCCGCTCAAAACGCGTGCCGCCGTGACGGAACAGCCGGGACTCTTTGACGACGACCCATTCGATGCGCCCGCGTACGAGCGGATGAAGATGCCTCTGGAATCGGACGATGCGGCTATCAGACTGGTGCCGAAGGCGCAGCAGGAGAGCCCGTTCGAGGATGCGGAAGCAGAGGCAGAGGTCGTGCCGAAAGCGGTACCTGCAGCGAAAGAGGGGACCATTCTTGCAAAGGCCGAGGGGGTACGGCAGAAAAAAAGCGCGCTGATCGTTGAGGAGCTTGATGAAAACAAGAAGCTGCTCGAGCAGATCGAAAAAGGGAAGTCGGAGAAGCCCAAGAACTTCAAGCTGCCTTCCCTCGACTTTTTTCAAAAGCCGCCGAAACAGGGCAACAGCATCGACGAGCGCGAGCTCGATGACAAGATCCGCGACCTGATCGAGAAACTGGCACAGTTCAAGATCGACGGGGACGTTATCCGCACCTACGCGGGACCGGTCGTTTCGACTTTCGAATTCAAACCGGCCGCGCACATCAAGGTTTCGAAGATCATGAACCTTCAAGACGACCTTGCGATGGCCCTGCGCGCCGAGACGATCCGTATCCAGGCGCCTATCCCGGGCAAGGATGTCGTCGGTATCGAGATTCCGAACCATAGCGTCGAGACGATCTACCTGCGTGAGATCTTCGAGAGCAAACTGTTCCAGGAGGCGAAGTCCCCCCTGACAATAGCCCTGGGCAAGGACATTGTCGGCAAGCCGTTTATCACGGACCTGAAAAAACTGCCCCACCTTCTCATTGCGGGAACAACGGGTTCGGGCAAATCGGTGGGGATTAATGCGATGATCCTCAGCCTGCTTTACAAGAACTCCCCGGACCAACTGCGGCTGCTGATGATCGACCCGAAGATGCTTGAGTTCTCCATCTATAACGACATCCCGCATCTGCTCACCCCGGTGATCACGAAGGCCAAACAGGCGATCGCGGCGCTGAACAACATGGTCGGGGAGATGGAGCGTCGCTACCAGCTCATGAGCGAGTCGCGCACGAAAAACATCGAAAACTATAACGAGAAGATGAAGCGCGAAGGCGGACAGCCCTTTCCTTACATCGTCGTCATCATCGACGAACTCGCTGACCTGATGATGACCTCGGGCAAGGATGTGGAGTACTCCATCGCCCGCCTAGCGCAGATGGCACGAGCGTCGGGGATCCACCTGATCGTCGCGACCCAGCGCCCCTCCGTGGACGTCGTCACGGGACTGATCAAGGCAAACCTCCCTTCACGCATCAGCTACCGCGTCGGCCAGCGTGTCGACAGCAAGATCATTCTGGATGCCCAGGGGGCGGAGTCGCTGCTGGGTCGGGGCGATATGCTCTTTACGCCTCCGGGCGCGACGGGGCTGATCCGTCTGCATGCGCCGTGGAGTACGGAGGAGGAGATCGACCATGTCGTCCAGTTCCTCAAATCCCAGCGCGCGCCGCAGTATGATGAATCCTTCCTCGCCGAGAGCGGCAGCAGCGGCAGTACGGGTGACGAAGGGACGATTGAGGATATGGATGAACTTTACGAGGAGGCGAAGGAGATCGTCCTTGCCGACCGCAAAACCTCCATCAGCTACCTGCAGCGCAAACTCCAGATCGGCTATAACCGTGCCGCGCGTATCATCGAACAGATGGAACAGCGGGGTCTGCTGTCACCTCCCAACGCAAAAGGAAACCGCGATATCATCGGATAA